A genome region from Cohaesibacter gelatinilyticus includes the following:
- a CDS encoding ABC transporter ATP-binding protein yields MTDMPSKKPVYKKLWAMLSGSQRWAAVILGVLMLLGMAFETLGIGLVIPALALMTDPEIMSPDSKFAPYIAQLGTPSRETLVKYGMLVLLGVYAVKTIFLIFLAWCQSKFVYALEASVSTRLFDGYLRQPYLYHVARNSAHLLRNPTALVAEFVQVVQQGLLLIAEFFVLLGVSVLLVTVEPFGAIIVVGILGISGWLINKSIRNRVLVWGERRQHHENYRMQHLQQGLNGIKDVKLSGLERHFLNEFAQHSIESASASQLRTAFKAIPRLVLELLAVVGLVVLVIVMLDTGKTVALLLPTLGLFAAAAFRLMPSVNRIIAGFQALRFAEPVINTLHTEIEDIENCADINDQPAMAFDKTIVCRDVMFQYPESQSHSLQGVSFEIHKGESVGLVGGSGAGKSTLVDLLTGLLQPEAGFVCVDGNDITQNIRGWQKQIGYVPQFIYLTDDSLRRNVAFGVPDHLIDDDAVHRALRAAQLEDYVSSLSDGFDSQVGDRGVRLSGGQRQRIGIARALYNDPPVLVLDEATSALDSATEKGIIEAVVALHGEKTIIIVAHRLTTIQHCDRVLRLEKGKLVQEGDVATVLTAMATHHDGIQKS; encoded by the coding sequence ATGACGGATATGCCCTCTAAGAAACCTGTTTATAAAAAGTTATGGGCAATGCTGTCTGGCTCTCAACGCTGGGCTGCTGTGATTCTGGGTGTTCTGATGCTGTTAGGAATGGCATTTGAGACCTTGGGCATTGGTCTGGTCATTCCTGCCTTGGCGCTGATGACAGATCCGGAAATCATGAGCCCAGATTCCAAATTTGCACCTTACATTGCGCAATTAGGCACGCCATCACGTGAAACATTGGTGAAGTATGGCATGTTGGTGCTCTTGGGCGTCTATGCGGTTAAGACGATTTTTTTAATATTCCTTGCTTGGTGCCAGTCGAAATTTGTCTATGCCTTAGAGGCAAGTGTTTCCACGCGCTTATTTGATGGTTATCTACGGCAACCATATCTATATCACGTTGCTCGGAACTCGGCGCATCTACTGCGGAACCCAACGGCTTTGGTGGCAGAGTTTGTACAAGTCGTACAACAAGGCCTTTTGCTGATTGCCGAGTTTTTTGTGTTGCTGGGTGTTTCCGTCTTGCTTGTCACGGTTGAACCATTTGGTGCAATTATTGTTGTTGGTATTTTGGGTATTTCAGGCTGGCTGATCAATAAAAGTATTCGGAACCGAGTTCTTGTTTGGGGGGAGCGTCGCCAGCACCATGAAAACTACCGCATGCAGCATTTACAGCAGGGGCTGAATGGTATCAAGGATGTGAAGCTATCAGGTCTTGAGCGACACTTCCTGAATGAATTTGCTCAGCATTCTATAGAAAGTGCATCAGCTTCACAATTGCGCACAGCCTTTAAGGCCATACCAAGACTGGTTCTAGAATTACTGGCCGTTGTGGGGTTAGTTGTGCTGGTGATTGTTATGCTGGATACCGGGAAAACGGTTGCATTGCTTTTACCGACATTAGGTCTGTTTGCTGCAGCAGCTTTTCGTTTGATGCCGTCAGTTAACCGGATTATTGCGGGTTTCCAGGCTTTGCGATTTGCGGAACCTGTGATCAATACGCTGCATACAGAAATTGAAGATATCGAAAACTGCGCAGACATTAATGATCAGCCTGCCATGGCATTTGATAAGACCATTGTTTGTCGGGATGTGATGTTCCAATATCCTGAAAGCCAAAGCCATTCTTTGCAGGGGGTCTCTTTTGAAATCCACAAAGGGGAGTCTGTTGGCCTTGTTGGCGGCAGTGGTGCAGGCAAAAGCACTTTGGTGGACTTGCTAACAGGATTATTGCAGCCCGAGGCAGGGTTCGTCTGTGTAGATGGTAATGATATCACGCAGAATATCCGAGGTTGGCAAAAGCAGATTGGTTATGTTCCACAGTTTATCTATCTGACTGATGATTCTTTACGCAGGAACGTGGCTTTCGGTGTACCTGACCATTTGATTGATGATGATGCAGTGCATAGGGCTTTGCGTGCTGCACAACTGGAAGACTACGTCAGCAGTCTCTCAGATGGTTTTGATAGTCAGGTCGGTGATCGTGGTGTTCGCTTGTCTGGAGGGCAGCGCCAGCGTATTGGTATAGCGCGCGCCTTGTATAATGATCCGCCTGTTCTGGTGCTGGATGAAGCAACTAGTGCTTTGGACAGTGCAACGGAGAAGGGCATCATTGAGGCTGTTGTTGCGCTACATGGGGAAAAAACCATTATTATTGTAGCGCATCGTTTGACGACCATTCAACACTGTGATCGTGTACTACGTCTTGAAAAGGGTAAGTTGGTTCAAGAGGGTGACGTTGCAACTGTTTTGACAGCAATGGCAACACATCACGATGGCATTCAGAAATCTTAA
- a CDS encoding Gfo/Idh/MocA family protein, translating to MRVLIVGQGSIGKRHLAVARDLLPDAEIRILRHQPTDDVPDLADGCLSAMADAVAYAPDLSVIAWPATHHIAVAQCLAEAGSHLLMEKPLSSNLEGTTKLMATCRAQDRVCMVGYNLRYVDSLQTYRQMISNGQVGRILSVRSEIGQYLPDWRPDSDYRTGVSARQELGGGALLELSHEIDYLRWIFGDVNWVQAVMCRHSDLEINVEDTVYLMLGLEPTSVAAQPVANVALDFVRRDPVRTCTAIGSEGTLRWTASEGLVEFYDPEKSVWQVVFRGGTVRDSYYAEWHNLLKCIEGTATPLVSVEDGIRVLDIISAARAAADTGTRVNVQNTLEDKAGA from the coding sequence TTGCTGCCGGATGCAGAGATTCGGATCCTGCGTCATCAGCCGACAGATGATGTTCCAGATTTGGCAGATGGATGTCTCAGTGCAATGGCAGATGCAGTGGCTTATGCGCCGGATCTGTCAGTGATTGCTTGGCCAGCAACGCACCACATCGCGGTGGCTCAATGTTTGGCAGAAGCTGGGTCGCACTTACTGATGGAAAAGCCTTTGTCCTCAAATCTTGAAGGTACGACAAAGTTGATGGCAACCTGCCGAGCTCAAGATCGTGTTTGTATGGTGGGCTATAATCTACGTTATGTGGACTCTCTGCAGACCTACCGTCAGATGATTTCAAATGGGCAGGTTGGTCGCATTTTGTCTGTGCGGTCTGAAATTGGCCAGTATTTGCCCGACTGGCGTCCAGATAGCGACTACCGTACAGGGGTTTCTGCCCGACAGGAGCTTGGCGGCGGCGCCTTGTTAGAGTTAAGCCACGAAATTGACTACCTGCGCTGGATTTTTGGCGATGTAAACTGGGTTCAGGCAGTTATGTGTCGTCACAGTGATCTAGAGATCAATGTTGAGGATACGGTTTATTTGATGCTTGGCCTTGAGCCTACATCTGTTGCTGCTCAACCTGTGGCGAATGTGGCGTTGGATTTTGTGCGCCGTGATCCTGTTCGGACCTGCACAGCAATTGGATCAGAAGGTACGTTGCGGTGGACAGCATCTGAAGGTTTGGTTGAATTCTATGACCCGGAAAAATCTGTGTGGCAGGTTGTGTTCAGAGGCGGCACAGTACGTGACAGCTATTATGCCGAGTGGCATAACCTCTTGAAATGTATTGAAGGCACAGCCACACCATTGGTTTCTGTCGAAGATGGGATCCGGGTTCTGGATATTATATCGGCTGCACGAGCAGCAGCGGATACGGGTACACGGGTCAATGTTCAAAACACTCTGGAAGATAAGGCAGGTGCATGA
- a CDS encoding cytidylyltransferase domain-containing protein: protein MTYEAMIFARGGSKGLPRKNIRPLMGKPLLVWSIEHALAVPGIDRVLVSTDCEDIAAVARECGAWVPFLRPAELAADESPEWLAWRHALQFLLETEGVMPHAMLSVPATAPLRLPKDLQSCLMEYEKGDCDVVLTMTDAHRSPYFNMVKSNDDGTVSRVIEPDGNIARRQDTPVVYDLATVGYVLNTEFVMNNNAIFDGRVHSVYIPIERSVDIDTLLDFQIAELLLQSR, encoded by the coding sequence ATGACCTATGAAGCAATGATCTTTGCGCGTGGTGGGTCCAAGGGACTTCCACGGAAGAACATCAGGCCGCTGATGGGGAAACCTTTGCTAGTTTGGTCTATTGAACATGCTTTGGCAGTTCCGGGTATTGACCGAGTTCTGGTATCCACGGATTGTGAAGATATTGCAGCCGTTGCCCGTGAATGTGGTGCGTGGGTCCCGTTTTTGCGTCCTGCAGAATTGGCCGCAGATGAGAGTCCAGAGTGGCTAGCATGGCGTCATGCGCTGCAGTTTCTGTTAGAAACAGAGGGAGTTATGCCACATGCCATGCTCAGCGTTCCTGCAACGGCCCCTTTGAGGCTGCCGAAAGATCTACAGTCGTGTCTGATGGAATATGAGAAAGGCGATTGCGATGTTGTGCTGACTATGACCGATGCGCACCGCAGCCCGTACTTTAATATGGTGAAGTCCAATGATGATGGTACGGTAAGCCGCGTTATTGAACCTGATGGCAATATTGCACGCAGACAAGATACGCCGGTGGTTTATGACCTCGCGACTGTTGGCTATGTTCTGAATACAGAATTTGTCATGAACAACAATGCGATTTTCGATGGCCGGGTTCATTCTGTCTATATTCCGATTGAGCGGTCTGTGGATATTGATACCTTGCTTGATTTCCAAATTGCGGAGCTTTTGCTCCAGTCACGATAA
- a CDS encoding carbamoyltransferase C-terminal domain-containing protein: MNSPVYYLGLSISHNSSAAIMRDGEVVAAACEERFFRKKNYVGFPRESIKYCLKKAGISGSDIVRAAYTTVENSGLMMKVKNNTEFSLLDYWDYYGEKYYARAARGEDTSDYLKWLRDDPQFNRQEEYFDFSWLTDDVLDNTKLDAELFRKECVRILSAEFDVATDKIDFIDHHECHAYYAYFGSPFRQDDCIALTLDGWGDGRNQTVWKVSDDKFEFLAESAQNDLGRVYKMATLLLGMRPDEHEFKVMGLAPYAKESYVRKAMEPLMNLSRVENMRLVSHDRPADLFSYLQEVWRDHRFDNIAGAVQLYTEIMACALFKDIVEKTGIKRFVVSGGIAMNIKMNKIIAEMPEVEKMFVCGSGGDESLSIGGCYVMNKDASTNAPLNHLYLGYDVTEEMDDFDPSIYADKFTVTEDIGLDQVAKLIADGDIVAVIRGGAEFGARALGNRSILANPGVRESVKQINEAIKNRDFWMPFALSILEEKHKDYLHNPKDLSSPFMAIGLDTKDETYQRIIAGTHPYDRSVRPQFVSKDHAPQYHALISEFEKLTGTPAMLNTSFNLHGEPIVNTIADAVRTFELSGLDHLLINDQVLLSKKQ, from the coding sequence ATGAACTCTCCGGTTTACTACCTTGGTCTAAGTATTTCACACAACTCTTCAGCGGCAATTATGCGTGACGGTGAAGTAGTTGCAGCAGCCTGTGAAGAACGCTTCTTTCGGAAGAAGAATTATGTGGGCTTCCCACGGGAATCCATTAAATATTGTTTGAAAAAAGCTGGGATTTCCGGGTCTGATATTGTGCGCGCTGCCTATACAACGGTCGAGAATTCCGGTTTGATGATGAAAGTCAAAAACAACACTGAATTTTCCTTGCTGGATTATTGGGACTACTATGGCGAAAAATATTATGCCCGAGCTGCCCGTGGTGAAGACACGTCTGATTATCTGAAGTGGTTGCGCGATGATCCGCAGTTTAATCGCCAAGAAGAATACTTTGATTTTTCTTGGCTAACTGATGATGTACTGGATAACACCAAACTTGATGCGGAACTGTTCCGTAAGGAATGCGTACGTATTTTGAGTGCGGAATTTGATGTTGCGACGGATAAGATCGACTTTATCGATCATCACGAATGTCACGCATACTATGCCTATTTTGGGTCTCCGTTCCGTCAGGATGATTGTATTGCATTGACCTTGGACGGTTGGGGCGATGGTCGCAACCAAACGGTTTGGAAAGTCAGTGATGATAAATTTGAATTCCTAGCTGAGTCCGCGCAGAACGATTTGGGGCGCGTCTACAAAATGGCGACGCTGCTGTTGGGAATGCGCCCTGATGAACACGAATTCAAGGTCATGGGCTTGGCTCCATATGCCAAAGAATCTTACGTGCGTAAGGCCATGGAGCCGTTGATGAATCTCAGCCGTGTGGAAAATATGCGTCTGGTTTCTCATGATCGTCCGGCAGATTTATTCAGCTATTTGCAGGAAGTTTGGCGGGATCATCGTTTTGATAATATTGCCGGTGCCGTACAGCTTTATACGGAAATCATGGCGTGTGCATTGTTCAAAGACATTGTTGAAAAAACGGGCATCAAACGTTTTGTGGTCAGCGGCGGCATCGCCATGAACATCAAAATGAACAAAATCATTGCTGAAATGCCGGAAGTCGAAAAAATGTTCGTTTGTGGCTCCGGAGGCGATGAAAGCCTCTCCATAGGTGGCTGCTATGTTATGAACAAGGATGCAAGCACCAATGCGCCGCTCAACCATCTCTATCTGGGTTATGACGTTACCGAAGAAATGGATGATTTTGATCCTTCCATTTATGCGGACAAGTTCACTGTCACCGAAGATATTGGTCTGGATCAGGTTGCCAAGTTGATTGCAGATGGCGATATCGTCGCCGTTATTCGCGGCGGTGCGGAATTTGGTGCGCGGGCGTTGGGTAATCGTAGTATTTTGGCTAATCCGGGTGTACGGGAATCTGTCAAACAAATCAATGAAGCCATTAAGAACCGTGATTTTTGGATGCCTTTTGCCCTTTCTATTTTGGAAGAAAAGCACAAAGATTATTTGCATAACCCCAAAGACCTAAGCTCCCCATTCATGGCGATCGGTCTGGATACCAAGGATGAGACATACCAACGGATTATTGCCGGAACACATCCGTATGATCGCAGTGTTCGCCCACAGTTTGTCTCCAAAGATCATGCGCCACAGTATCATGCTTTGATTTCCGAGTTTGAAAAACTGACGGGCACACCGGCCATGCTCAATACAAGTTTCAACTTGCATGGCGAACCCATTGTTAACACTATCGCTGATGCTGTGCGGACATTTGAATTGTCTGGCTTGGACCATTTGCTGATTAACGATCAAGTACTTCTTAGCAAAAAACAATAA
- a CDS encoding methyltransferase domain-containing protein, giving the protein MTLRKEYLKEFLNWFWLRPENAILLAIRAEKYASTFNFFDEASLDVSCGDGAFSFIAAGGKFGIDTDMFQAIDISQKRVGNHDAFDAYDNTYHVDIVKKPDVFYSHGSDWKQNLLNKSNALGCYQNLVLHDNNKKFAFDDESFGYIYSNSTYWVDSFEDHINDLCRVLKPGGRLVLEIKSKDILRFSLDQYALKLFGKKSCALIDAGRRSTWMGLKEVDEYKNIFSKLPNMKVVREEPVYGDLMSQIWDIGLRPVFNPLAKLANGVNRETRREVKTEWCETFYDLMEHFIVNYESEKETAIEWLFVLEKEKYVNP; this is encoded by the coding sequence ATGACCTTGAGAAAAGAATATCTAAAAGAATTCCTGAATTGGTTTTGGTTGCGGCCAGAAAACGCAATTTTGCTTGCGATCAGAGCAGAAAAATATGCATCAACATTTAATTTCTTTGATGAGGCATCACTAGATGTATCGTGCGGCGATGGTGCATTCAGTTTTATTGCGGCAGGTGGCAAGTTTGGGATCGACACAGATATGTTTCAGGCAATTGATATCAGTCAGAAGCGTGTCGGAAATCATGATGCATTTGATGCATATGATAACACCTATCATGTTGATATCGTTAAAAAACCAGATGTGTTCTACAGCCATGGTTCGGATTGGAAGCAAAACCTTCTGAACAAATCGAACGCTCTAGGCTGCTATCAAAATCTTGTTTTGCATGACAACAACAAGAAGTTTGCTTTTGATGACGAAAGCTTCGGTTACATCTATTCCAATAGCACATATTGGGTAGATTCATTTGAAGATCATATCAATGATTTATGCCGTGTTCTGAAGCCTGGAGGGCGGCTTGTCCTAGAAATCAAGTCAAAGGATATTCTGCGGTTCTCATTAGACCAGTATGCCCTAAAGCTGTTTGGTAAAAAGAGCTGTGCGTTAATTGATGCCGGACGTCGCTCCACCTGGATGGGGTTAAAGGAAGTTGATGAGTATAAAAATATCTTCAGTAAACTGCCAAATATGAAAGTAGTAAGAGAAGAGCCTGTCTACGGTGATCTAATGTCACAAATATGGGATATTGGCCTGCGCCCTGTTTTTAATCCGTTGGCAAAACTTGCAAATGGCGTGAACCGTGAAACACGGCGAGAAGTGAAAACAGAATGGTGCGAAACATTCTATGATCTTATGGAACACTTCATAGTCAATTATGAATCTGAAAAAGAAACAGCTATTGAGTGGCTTTTTGTCCTAGAGAAAGAAAAATATGTTAATCCTTGA
- a CDS encoding oxidoreductase, whose protein sequence is MIDKSDVETNVVVITGAAGLIGKAFVRAVAQTGAIVIAADIDLSAAEVVANDLQDLGKVETAYLDITCPKSVDILIADLMDKHGRIDAVVNNAYPRNANYGRKLEEVTYADFSENMNLHLGGCFLIAQKFCAAFKAQGFGNVVNMSSIYGVIAPRFEVYDGTAMTMPVEYAAIKSAVLHLTKYFAQYFKGTGIRVNAISPGGIFADQPKSFLDAYGSRCAGKGMLDPQDIANTLVFLLSDQSRYITGQNLIVDDGYAL, encoded by the coding sequence ATGATAGATAAATCTGATGTTGAGACTAATGTCGTCGTGATCACTGGGGCTGCGGGCCTGATTGGTAAAGCTTTTGTCCGGGCTGTGGCTCAAACCGGGGCAATCGTGATTGCTGCAGACATTGATCTGTCTGCAGCCGAGGTCGTTGCGAATGATTTACAGGATCTAGGCAAGGTAGAGACTGCGTATCTGGATATCACGTGCCCAAAATCGGTTGATATTCTGATTGCTGATTTGATGGACAAACATGGGCGGATTGATGCTGTTGTGAACAATGCTTATCCGCGGAATGCTAATTATGGTCGTAAACTGGAAGAGGTGACCTATGCAGATTTTAGTGAAAATATGAATCTACATTTGGGGGGGTGTTTTCTCATTGCGCAAAAATTTTGTGCAGCGTTTAAGGCGCAAGGCTTTGGCAATGTGGTGAATATGTCCTCGATTTATGGTGTTATTGCACCACGTTTCGAAGTTTATGATGGAACGGCAATGACGATGCCTGTGGAATATGCAGCGATTAAGTCTGCAGTTTTACATTTAACAAAATATTTTGCACAATATTTCAAAGGAACAGGTATTCGGGTGAATGCGATTAGTCCAGGTGGTATCTTTGCTGATCAACCCAAATCTTTCTTGGATGCATATGGCTCAAGATGCGCAGGTAAGGGTATGCTGGATCCGCAAGATATTGCAAACACATTAGTTTTTCTGTTGTCTGACCAGTCTCGATACATTACTGGGCAAAATCTGATAGTTGATGACGGATATGCCCTCTAA